Within the Miscanthus floridulus cultivar M001 chromosome 2, ASM1932011v1, whole genome shotgun sequence genome, the region TTAACACTTGTGTGGCAAACTATGGTTGATATTAGTCTTTTCTTTCTTGTAAGCTTGTGTTGTTCAACTTGTTTCAGTACTGGACACTGCTGCTGGAGTCTGGTGCGACACAAAATCTGTTGTTACAACTCCTAGGACAGGAAGATTTAGTGCAGATGCAGCAGGAGGTGATGCTGCTGTTGAGCTTACACGACGGTGCAGGCATGCAGCAGCTGCTGTTAATGATCTAATATTCATTTATGGAGGTTTACGGGGCGGTAAGATAGTTGGGTTAGACACATGTTTCTTTCTTAGATTTCCCCACTTTTTGCTTGGTGACCAGTGTTGTGTCATTTGTCACAtttatagtttttttttaaaacaaacaCAGATTATCGTGAATTGCCCTTGGCTTATTCATTTCACATTATACTGTTGAGTGTGTACTGCATGATGAGGTTTGACTTTGCAGGGCAATGGGCCATCATGAAATATTTTGTGCTTTTGTTTAAAATCAATACATACCGTCTTTTATTGCAGCTACATTCTGTGAGACACCATTTATCACTTAGATTCACTACATAAAGATGAGTAAATGAAGTGTATGATCTTGAGGGCCAAAATGACCATGTTAATAATTTATTTATCTGGGTGGTTGCTCACTATTGAGTGGGTACTGTGTCATTGAGTGGCTAGTAAACCATGATAaattttgttaatgcaaataaTTATTTATTTCTTCTTTTTTGCTGGTTTGGCTTGATTCATCTTGAGTTTGCCTTTGCATTCTCATAATATTATATTTATTAATACTTAAAACGATTATGGTGGAATTACTGGATAAAGCTACTGTTCAGTTTCTCATTTTGAGTAGTAATGATCATGTTTATAATGTTTCTTGTTTGCATGATGTGGTTCGACCCACTATTGCTTATTGGTTCCTAACTTACTGGAGTTGATATTGTAGGGGTACTTCTGGATGATCTTCTTGTGGCTGAGGATCTTGCTGCTGCTGAAACAACAAATGCTGCTAATCATGCAGCAGCAAGTGCAGCTGCCACAAACTTGCAAGCAGGACGAGCACCTGGGAAGTATGCGTACAATGATGAACAAACAAGACAAACAGCTACAGAATCAGGTCCTGATGGGGCTGTAGTTCTTGGGACTCCAGTTGCACCTCCTGTAAATGGAGACATGTATACTGATATCAGTCCTGAGAATGCTGTACTGCAAGGACAGAGGTACATGTATTACTTTTTATGAATGTATTCCTGTGCTGTTCTATGAGCAAGTTAATAATATTTTCGCAATAGCTATTTCATTCTGATGAGTTCAGAATCCTTCACAGGAGATTAAGCAAAGGCGTGGATTACTTGGTTGAAGCATCAGCAGCAGAGGCGGAGGCAATCAGTGCTACATTAGCTGCTGTGAAGGCCAGGCAGGTTAATGGTGAGATGGAGCAGTTGTCGGACAAGGAGCAGTCTCCAGACTCCACATCAACCAGCAAACATTCAAGCCTCATCAAACCGGACAGTGCTCTTTCTAACAACATGGCAGCTCCACCTGGGGTTCGGTTGCACCATAGAGCCGTGAGTAGAATACATGTTTGATTTTTTCATTTCACCTTTATAGCTATTTTTCACTTGACATTTTACTGCTGTGTGTCTACTTCGGAACTTGTTACTGGCGTCCTAGTAGAAGATATTTGCACAATAACATCACACTTTGTTTTTACCTTTTCCCCTTGCAGGTTGTGGTGGCTGCTGAAACTGGAGGTGCCCTAGGTGGCATGGTCAGGCAGCTATCAATTGACCAATTTGAAAATGAAGGCAGAAGAGTCAGCTATGGCACCCCAGAGAACGCAACTGCAGCAAGGAAGTTACTAGATAGACAAATGTCTATTAATAGCGTGCCTAAAAAGGTACTTCCCATCGGTCTAATATATACTCACACAATAAAATACTAGTGCTCGTTTAGGTAAATAAGAAATGATTTTAGCTTTCAACACGATAAATGAAAGCTACCAGTTACTTAACCATTTGCACCTGTTTTGTGTGTCTGCTGCTATATTTATCTAGGTAATTGCATCTCTGTTGAAACCTCGTGGCTGGAAGCCCCCTGTCCGGAGGCAGTTCTTCTTGGACTGCAATGAAATTGCAGATCTGTGTGACAGTGCTGAGAGAATATTTTCAAGCGAACCAAGTGTTTTGCAGCTTAAAGCTCCTGTTAAGATATTTGGAGATTTACACGGACAATTTGGGGACTTGATGAGGTTATTCGATGAATATGGTGCACCTTCGACTGCAGGTGACATTGCGTAAGTATATCTTTCCTTGATacataattaactcatgttttaTTTATACATGACACAGTAATCTTGTATCACTGAGCCTACCAAAATGACCCATGTTAACCCTGTAGTCTTGACTCTAGATGGAGATTTTTCTTCTTGGGTTTTCAGctcatatttttatttttttcttaccATGCAGTTACATTGATTATCTATTTTTGGGGGATTATGTAGATCGTGGCCAGCATAGTTTAGAAACTATCACTCTTCTTCTTGCATTGAAGGTATCGTACTGTGCACTTACCTTCAAACTATGTAGACTACTCTAGTTAATGTATAATCTTCACATATTCAAATACTGTGTATTTCAGGTTGAATATCCTCAAAATGTACACTTGATTCGAGGAAATCATGAAGCTGCAGACATCAATGCTTTGTTTGGTTTCCGAATAGAGTGTATAGAACGAATGGTAATTACCTTTTCGTGTACTGAATTCTTTACAAAATCACCTAGAATCTTTTGCTTATGTTGGCACTCTTTGTGAAAAAATAGGGCGAGAGAGATGGTATCTGGACATGGCATCGAATGAATAGGCTATTTAATTGGCTTCCTTTGGCTGCGCTTATAGAAAAGAAAATCATCTGTATGCATGGTGGCATCGGCCGGTCAATCAACCATGTTGAGCAAATTGAGAATCTTCAAAGGCCAATTACAATGGAAGCTGGCTCGGTTGTCCTCATGGATCTTCTGTGGTTAGCATTTTTAGCGACTCCTACAGCTCACCCTTTCATAATTGGCATTCATTTCATTTCATATCCTGTTCTGACTTTTACAGGTCTGATCCAACAGAGAACGACAGTGTTGAAGGACTGAGGCCCAATGCCCGGGGTCCTGGTCTTGTTACATTTGGGGTTGGTGCTTTTTAGTCCATGTGTCGTATATGTCTTCTCTCCTTTCAGACCCTTCAGTTTCTTGTGTTCACATTTTGTTGTTACCAGCCTGATCGGGTTATGGAGTTCTGCAACAACAATGATCTTCAGTTAATTGTACGAGCACATGAGTGTGTGATGGATGGCTTTGAGCGCTTTGCTCAAGGTCACCTGATCACTCTTTTCTCTGCAACAAATTATTGCGGTGAGATGTCTTGTGAAGATCTGCTTCATTCTCTTTACTCAACACAAATTTGTTGACATGGATGCATACACAGGTACTGCAAATAATGCCGGTGCGATCTTGGTTTTGGGTAGAGATCTTGTGGTTGTGCCAAAACTAATTCATCCTTTGCCCCCTGCAATTACGTCACCTGAGGCGTCGCCGGATCATATTGAGGGCACATGGATGCAGGTaacggtttttcccttccccagaccccactcatgtgggagcctccggcactgggtctgcctttTTTTTAGTCATGCTCTAAACTATTTGGTGTTTCAGTCCACCTCTTAATACCGTGACCTTTTGGAATGAAATGCAGGAGCTGAATGCTAACAGACCACCAACTCCGACTAGGGGGCGTCCCCAAACAGTAGCTAATGACCGCGGCTCTCTTGCCTGGATATAGTAGATTCACCACACATTGGTTGGTATGATCCATATGAAGCCCGAGTGATTAGGATCTTGTTATTTTCATTTGTGTTCGGGAGAGGGGCTGGTCCACGGCCATACCGAAACGAAAGATTGGTGTACAGGGAGCAGAGGGGACTATAAAGTCGGTAGAAGGGAGCTTGATCTAGGACAGTGCTCTCCAATTCGTTTCATCAAATAGAACTCATCCAAAGATCCTTGGAGGCTTCACTTGTATATACTCAGCTGGGTGGATAGGGGGCGGGTGTATGGTGTGTTTTTGGCATCCAATTGGAATGGCAAGGGTAATAGTGTTATTGTACTAGGtattctttcctttttctttctcGGGTCCTAGAATTTTCTCATGTTGCAAAGTGTTTTTGAGTTGCCACAGGGATTTGTCAGGAGGGCTCGCGGTCCAGTTGTTCTGTATAATAGCGCTCTCAACTCAATGTAATTTCAGACATGCTGGTGTGTACAATTTTGTGTTCTTATAGTTTGAGATTTTTTGGGGGTGGAGGACGGACGGTTTGATTTATAGCAGAGGTAAAGAGCTGTTATTTACACCTTTTCTGCTTTTGAATgtgtgtactccctccgtctataaaagaatataattctcgtttttcgagaagtcaaatcATTTGAACTTTGACTGAATTTATATATAAAAGTATTAatattcatgatacaaaataagtatcactagattaattataaaatatatttttataataaatttatttagagacatatatattaatactatttactataaatttagttaaacttgtaCTAGTTTGAACGGCATGTATCttataattgtattttttttagatggagggagtattacacACAGGTGGGTGCATTTAATCGTGGTATAAATGTAGTCTGGTAGTTTGTGGCTCTCATGCGGTGATTGTGGATTTCGAGCCGCAAAGGAATCAGAGTAGTTTTGGCAGGGCCTTTTCCTGCCAAAATGGCTCTGGCAACAGCTCTTGTAGCAGCTTTTTAGTGGAGTTGAACGTTTGATCCAGGGTGATCTTGTAATTACATACAATTTGATGCTCATATGTGTATAATGTACACGTGGACCAAAGGGGAGTGGCCGCGAGAAGCTAGAAATTTTGGCTCCCTCTGCGCAGTGAAAAAATCATTCGAGCAGATGGGTTTCGGTTAGGTCATAGCACGGAACACCTCAATAGCAAGCTATTACAGTACTTGGTGTGCCTTCAGCTAGAATCGGAGTAGGTGGCCTTCCAAAAGGTACCACATGTAACTTTACAGTCCATCAACGAAGCTAGAGTGAACATGTCTCATTGATTGTTTTGGTCCATGATAcacaccttttttttttcttgttttgacACGTATTTCAGTAAAAGGGGAAACCAGTTCCGAAACCACAAATTTGGTGCCGATAGAAGCACCAGAAGTTGGGTAACCAGAACTGTCAAAGATAATTACAAATTTTACGATTTGCTACCAAAGCCACAAGTCAGGACGGACCTATGATCATAGGTGTGCCAACAGCAAcaccagagcaacaagaactatATCGAAGATAATTACAAACTTCACAATTTGCTACCAAAGCCACAAGGCAGGGCAGACCTACGATCATAGGTGTGCCAACAGCGACGCGAGAGCAGCAAAACCACAACAGCTTGGACTACCTGCAAGGCCATTGCATATTACAGATGGAACACCCTCTGGTTGCGTTCCTGTTCTTTCGATATCCCCTAATAAGAGACTAGAAGTACAGGCAAGTCAAAGCCCCGCGGCCAGGCGGTTCCAAAGGCTACATAGAGCACATGCGTCCTCGTCCTGGAGCCCATGCCGTCGCCTTCGTTCTGCGGTCCAGGTGCGCTTATGCAACAGTAGCCAGAAGAAAAGTTTCACCAACGGCGGCGCTCTCATCTTAAGCTCGCGTGCTTCTGCCAGTCCCACAGAGCCCGCGAAGAAGGCCTTTATCGGCAGAGGCCGCCGAGTAGACAGAATCACACGACACGACCACCGCAAGAGGAATTGATCTTAGACACCCTCCTACAGGTGTACCTCCTCGACCAGTTCTCACACTGGGATGTAGTTGAGCATGACTTTAGCAATTAACAGTCAGAACTCCTTGGACGTATCTAACTTACTGATGGTTAAGCAAAGCCGATTTCACCGATCGTCTTCGCCGACATACCAGAACCGCGGCATATAATGCAGGGGCAAGGAGCTGAATTGAGGTGCTGTTGAGCTAACGGCCCGACCAGAATTGAACCCGTTCCCCATCTCCAAACACAAAACTGCCAGAATCTTGGAACACTTCTTCGATCAATTTGTCCACCTTATAGATCAGACCCGACCAAGTCCTATTGTCATCAGTCCTCCTGAGCCACTCCCACCGAAGCCTTCAGATTTCGTGATCCCTAGGCCGGCCCACTCTGGCGGTTTACAAACAATTTGCCACGCAACCTTGCAGACTACAGTTCTCTCATGAACCTCAGAGGCAAGAACCAATCATGATGTGGACCAACATCGTGGACAGAGTTACCTTTGTTAGCTGCGTGTGATTTGTCGTTAAAAAAAAGGGAAGAAAAAAGGATCCTAGGGTTAATCTATTTCTGCTTGGTGAACGGGAAAATACGAATTAAGAGCCTTAGGCCGATTTAGTTTGTGGAAAGGAAAAAGGGGAAAAATATCTATACGGCATTCGAGTGTTTTAGCCCAAAATACTCGgcttcttcctcccgacgctCGTGCCTCTCTCCtcacccctccctccctcccccacgCCTCTCCTCCACCGCTCCCTCCCTCGCCGCCGAGCACCGGCCATCGAGCACCCCGCCCTTCTCCCCCTCATCGCCCCCGCCGCCGACCAACGCCCCGCCGTGGGAGCTAGGGTTCGCCGGAGCTCCGGCGATCCCTAGCGTCCACGACGGccgccttcttcccctcccccttctcgcggaagctccgccatggccatgctcgcCGGCGACACCGAGCTCTGGCCATAGTGCCCCCGCCCCGACCTAGCCAGgccacctccaccgccgccagGGCTCATAAACCACCCGGCCACCATCCtcaccgcctggcctgcctcccTCCCCTCGGCCAGCCcccggagttggagaagaaagagGGGGAGAGCTCGTCGGAACCCTAGCCGCCGCGCTAGAATTGAGGAAGAAGACAGCGGCCGCGGGCGTGGAAGAAGACGGCGAGCGCGGGTGCGAATCCGACAGCCCCCACCACATCCCCACGCGAATCGGACGGCACAAAAATCAGGTGTGAATCTCCCCTAGAACACTCAATTGATGTTTAGCATTTCCGAAAAATTAAGGCCACAATCCAAAAGATAGGAACATTCAAAAGACTCGTAACCGCTAGCAGAGCGCGTAGCCAATGGCTACTGAAGTAGCAAATTGCAAATGGTCTCAAATGTCTTTTTTTCTGAGAACACGCATTGAcgtgtatttcattaagaagtgGGAATGCCGAAAGAACGGCTTACACGGATACAAATGACTCACAAGTAATCCTAGGATTATCGGCGAGATCCCAAAGACACAAACAAATAGCAAGAAAACATGAGGCGGGAACCACCACCTCAAAACACCAACGGACTATGCCTGCCAAAGAAAAAATACATTCACGCAAAGGTCGCCAACAAAGGGTGGGTGAAGCCGTGGTGGCAAAACATCCACCGGTAGAAAGCTCAGCATCCATCCATAAGCGACCAGATAGCCGCTGCGGAGAGCTCAGCATCCATCTGCAAACGACTAGGTAGCCGTTGCGAAGAAAAAGGCGACAGTGTCCGTCAGCAACCAGGTAGCCGCTACGAAGAAGACGACCGTATCCGCCAATGACCAGGTAGCCGCTACGAAGAAGAAGACGTATCCGCCGgcgaccaggtagccgctgcGAAGAAAAAACGACTGCGGCGACACGAACACCAGAGGCGGACAGACCAAAACGAGGAGAAAACTGAAGCGCAGGCAGGCACAGCACAAGTAAGGAGCGGCAGGCAGGCACAGCACAAGTAAGGAGCGGCATTGACGGATGGTGGCCAACAACGAAGACTCCAAGGAGGGCATGGCGTCCACATACGCCAACAACGTTTAGAGGGCACAAGAAGGACTTTCGCCTTAGAACCGGCCCCAACGATCCACATGACGAACTGATCCTTCggcgacgccttcaggaaggtgAATGATGCATGCTGCACCACCGCCGCCGGCCCAAAGGGAGAAGCTGGGCAGGGTTTTCACCCGGGGGCTTGTTCGCCAACGGTCGCTGGGGTGTCCCTTGGCCCCGGCCACCAACCCCCAAAGACAGGGTTGCGCCGCCCGCGCCCGGCCAG harbors:
- the LOC136522414 gene encoding serine/threonine-protein phosphatase BSL2 homolog isoform X1 translates to MDVDSRMTTESDSDSDAAAAAAHGGSAGGSGSGSETSSSSAPSTPGTPGTPAAAPNPAAAGAAGPRPAPGYTVVNAVIEKKEDGPGCRCGHTLTAVPAVGEEGTPGYIGPRLILFGGATALEGNSATPPSSAGSAGIRLAGATADVHCYDVSSDKWSRLTPLGEPPSPRAAHVATAVGTMVVIQGGIGPAGLSAEDLHVLDLTQQRPRWHRVVVQGPGPGPRYGHVMALVGQRFLLTIGGNDGKRPLADVWALDTAAKPYEWRKLEPEGEGPPPCMYATASARSDGLLLLCGGRDANSVPLSSAYGLAKHRDGRWEWAIAPGVSPSPRYQHAAVFVNARLHVSGGALGGGRMVEDSSSVAVLDTAAGVWCDTKSVVTTPRTGRFSADAAGGDAAVELTRRCRHAAAAVNDLIFIYGGLRGGVLLDDLLVAEDLAAAETTNAANHAAASAAATNLQAGRAPGKYAYNDEQTRQTATESGPDGAVVLGTPVAPPVNGDMYTDISPENAVLQGQRRLSKGVDYLVEASAAEAEAISATLAAVKARQVNGEMEQLSDKEQSPDSTSTSKHSSLIKPDSALSNNMAAPPGVRLHHRAVVVAAETGGALGGMVRQLSIDQFENEGRRVSYGTPENATAARKLLDRQMSINSVPKKVIASLLKPRGWKPPVRRQFFLDCNEIADLCDSAERIFSSEPSVLQLKAPVKIFGDLHGQFGDLMRLFDEYGAPSTAGDIAYIDYLFLGDYVDRGQHSLETITLLLALKVEYPQNVHLIRGNHEAADINALFGFRIECIERMGERDGIWTWHRMNRLFNWLPLAALIEKKIICMHGGIGRSINHVEQIENLQRPITMEAGSVVLMDLLWSDPTENDSVEGLRPNARGPGLVTFGPDRVMEFCNNNDLQLIVRAHECVMDGFERFAQGHLITLFSATNYCGTANNAGAILVLGRDLVVVPKLIHPLPPAITSPEASPDHIEGTWMQELNANRPPTPTRGRPQTVANDRGSLAWI
- the LOC136522414 gene encoding serine/threonine-protein phosphatase BSL2 homolog isoform X2; translation: MDVDSRMTTESDSDSDAAAAAAHGGSAGGSGSGSETSSSSAPSTPGTPGTPAAAPNPAAAGAAGPRPAPGYTVVNAVIEKKEDGPGCRCGHTLTAVPAVGEEGTPGYIGPRLILFGGATALEGNSATPPSSAGSAGIRLAGATADVHCYDVSSDKWSRLTPLGEPPSPRAAHVATAVGTMVVIQGGIGPAGLSAEDLHVLDLTQQRPRWHRVVVQGPGPGPRYGHVMALVGQRFLLTIGGNDGKRPLADVWALDTAAKPYEWRKLEPEGEGPPPCMYATASARSDGLLLLCGGRDANSVPLSSAYGLAKHRDGRWEWAIAPGVSPSPRYQHAAVFVNARLHVSGGALGGGRMVEDSSSVAVLDTAAGVWCDTKSVVTTPRTGRFSADAAGGDAAVELTRRCRHAAAAVNDLIFIYGGLRGGVLLDDLLVAEDLAAAETTNAANHAAASAAATNLQAGRAPGKYAYNDEQTRQTATESGPDGAVVLGTPVAPPVNGDMYTDISPENAVLQGQRRLSKGVDYLVEASAAEAEAISATLAAVKARQVNGEMEQLSDKEQSPDSTSTSKHSSLIKPDSALSNNMAAPPGVRLHHRAVVVAAETGGALGGMVRQLSIDQFENEGRRVSYGTPENATAARKLLDRQMSINSVPKKVIASLLKPRGWKPPVRRQFFLDCNEIADLCDSAERIFSSEPSVLQLKAPVKIFGDLHGQFGDLMRLFDEYGAPSTAGDIAYIDYLFLGDYVDRGQHSLETITLLLALKVEYPQNVHLIRGNHEAADINALFGFRIECIERMGERDGIWTWHRMNRLFNWLPLAALIEKKIICMHGGIGRSINHVEQIENLQRPITMEAGSVVLMDLLWSDPTENDSVEGLRPNARGPGLVTFGPDRVMEFCNNNDLQLIVRAHECVMDGFERFAQGHLITLFSATNYCGEMSCEDLLHSLYSTQIC